In Electrophorus electricus isolate fEleEle1 chromosome 14, fEleEle1.pri, whole genome shotgun sequence, a single window of DNA contains:
- the ghitm gene encoding growth hormone-inducible transmembrane protein produces MLAARLACLRSLPVFGLRSAVTQGSPVVRSSALKTYPVLLKHQQGYSTRARFGFRRSKTARDQLQETAFEPATDTAIKIDNMGRIILAGGAAVGMGALCYYGLGMSNEIGAIEKAVIWPQYVKDRIHATYMYFAGSVGLTALSAVAVSRSPALMGLMMRGSWLAIGATFAAMIGAGMLVRSISYEHSPVPKHLAWMLHAGVMGAVIAPLTLLGGPLMVRAAWYTAGIVGGLSTVAMCAPSEKFLSMGGPLAVGFGVVFASSLGSMFLPPTSVFGAGLYSVAVYGGLVLFSMFLLYDTQKVIKRAEIHPIYAVQKYDPINACMGIYMDTLNIFTRLVMILANGGGGKRK; encoded by the exons ATGTTGGCGGCGAGGCTAGCATGCTTGCGGTCTCTCCCGGTGTTCGGGCTGCGTTCGGCCGTGACCCAGGGTTCCCCTGTTGTGCGGAGCTCGGCCCTGAAAACCTACCCAGTCCTGCTAAAACATCAGCAG GGTTATTCTACCAGAGCCAGATTTGGATTTCGAAGGAGCAAGACAGCCAGAGATCAGCTGCAGGAGACAGCGTTTGAGCCAGCAACAGACACTGCTATTAAAA TTGATAACATGGGCAGGATTATTCtggctggaggagcagctgttGGAATGGGAGCTTTGTGTTATTATGGCCTTGGGATGTCAAATGAGATTGGAGCAATAGAGAAAGCTGT TATCTGGCCCCAGTACGTGAAAGACCGGATCCACGCCACGTACATGTATTTTGCAGGCAGTGTGGGTCTGACGGCTCTGTCTGCTGTGGCAGTCAGTAGGAGTCCAGCTCTCATGGGCCTCATGATGCGAGGATCCTGGCTG GCTATTGGAGCGACATTTGCTGCTATGATTGGTGCGGGCATGTTGGTGAGGTCGATTTCCTATGAGCACAGTCCTGTTCCCAAACATCTGGCCTGGATGCTGCATGCAG gtgtgatgGGAGCTGTCATCGCTCCGCTCACCCTGTTAGGTGGGCCTCTGATGGTAAGAGCTGCATGGTACACAGCAGGCATTGTTGGGGGGCTGTCCACCGTGGCCATGTGTGCTCCCAGCGAGAAGTTCCTCAGCATGGGGGGGCCTCTCGCAGTTGGCTTTGGGGTGGTCTTTGCTTCCTCTCTGG GGTCCATGTTCCTGCCACCCACTTCGGTGTTCGGGGCAGGACTGTATTCCGTGGCCGTCTACGGGGGCTTGGTCCTCTTCAGCATGTTCCTGCTCTATGACACACAGAAAGTCATCAAACGTGCCGAGATTCACCCAATATATGCTGTGCAGAAATATGACCCCATTAATGC GTGTATGGGCATTTACATGGACACGCTCAACATCTTCACGAGACTAGTAATGATTCTAGCCAATGGTGGTGGAGGAAAGAGGAAGTAG